Proteins from a single region of Xiphophorus maculatus strain JP 163 A chromosome 22, X_maculatus-5.0-male, whole genome shotgun sequence:
- the sult6b1 gene encoding sulfotransferase 6B1 encodes MSSNPLGDRMQARLERAKVMSDEDKLYRHNGVLYPTLMCPEEHLKCLDGLKARDDDIMLVAYPKCGFNWMVGVMKKIIAEATQMKNESKMPPLIEFFGPEVLKAVVEAPSPRFLGTHLHPDIMPSSFKEKKTKTVVVFRNPKDTLVSYYHFCNNNPVLPSVESWDSFFSQFMKGDVAWGSYFDHALAWNQRMDDPNVLVVTYEDLKQDLGAGIRQISGFVGFSLTEAQVQQVAAASTFNAMKESSANSHGNMGNVIFRKGEVGDWRNHFSPEQSREMDEAFNKHLAGTKLGAKLDYQRHCQ; translated from the exons ATGAGCAGCAACCCGCTCGGCGACAGGATGCAGGCCCGGCTGGAGAGGGCAAAGGTCATGAGCGACGAGGACAAGCTGTACAGACACAACGGGGTTCTGTACCCGACCCTCATGTGTCCGGAGGAACATTTGAAGTGTCTGGACGGCCTGAAGGCCAGAGACGACGACATCATGCTGGTGGCTTATCCTAAATGTG GATTTAACTGGATGGTTGGAGTCATGAAGAAGATCATTGCAGAAGCCACCCAGATGAAGAATGAATCCAAGATGCCTCCGCTGATCGAGTTCTTTGGCCCAGAAGTCTTGAAG GCCGTGGTTGAAGCTCCGTCTCCGAGGTTTCTGGGAACTCACCTTCATCCAGACATCATGCCGTCCTCCTtcaaggagaagaaaacaaag ACGGTGGTGGTCTTCAGGAACCCAAAGGACACTTTGGTTTCCTACTATCATTTCTGCAACAACAACCCGGTTCTGCCGTCTGTGGAGTCCTGGGATTCTTTCTTCTCCCAGTTCATGAAAGGAGACG TTGCCTGGGGCTCGTACTTTGACCACGCCTTGGCCTGGAACCAGAGGATGGACGACCCCAACGTCTTGGTGGTGACCTATGAGGACCTGAAGCAG GATCTCGGCGCAGGGATCCGGCAGATCTCCGGCTTCGTCGGCTTCAGCCTGACGGAGGCTCAGGTGCAGCAGGTGGCAGCGGCCAGCACCTTTAACGCCATGAAGGAGAGTTCAGCCAACTCCCACGGCAACATGGGAAACGTCATCTTCAGGAAAG GTGAGGTTGGAGACTGGAGGAACCATTTCAGTCCAGAACAGAGCCGAGAAATGGACGAAGCTTTCAACAAACACCTGGCAGGAACAAAACTGGGAGCAAAGCTGGACTACCAGCGTCACTGTCAGTAG